One region of Salvelinus namaycush isolate Seneca chromosome 3, SaNama_1.0, whole genome shotgun sequence genomic DNA includes:
- the LOC120034128 gene encoding tetratricopeptide repeat protein 25-like — MRQQNKKTPKSEKTAKQFLGELYSDKEYLEKLLKDEDLVKGKMRGGERLQHLILNCITYLDTRTEFWRQQKPIYARVRDRNLMQQKWNKTRQNPPSDPTRFVRKSLEEIDAALTAGNAESSPKKALEVLKSVQCWSEEVVPNKKEVLGNLHSCIGNALIDLWEMDRALDNHQKDLDLAR, encoded by the exons ATGAGGCAGCAGAACAAGAAGACGCCTAAGAGTGAGAAGACGGCCAAGCAGTTTCTGGGAGAGCTCTACAGCGATAAGGAGTACCTAGAGAAGCTACTGAAAGATGAAG ACTTGGTGAAAGGTAAAATGCGGGGAGGGGAGAGACTGCAGCACCTCATCCTCAACTGCATCACCTATCTGGACACACGCACTGAGTTCTGGCGCCAGCAGAAGCCCATCTATGCGCGGGTGAGAGACCGCAATCTCATGCAGCAGAAGTGGAACAAGACCCGGCAGAACCCTCCCTCTGATCCCACCCGTTTTGTACGCAAGAGCCTGGAAGAGATCGATGCAG CTTTGACCGCAGGCAATGCAGAGAGCAGCCCGAAGAAAGCTCTGGAGGTCCTGAAGTCAGTTCAATGCTGGTCAGAGGAGGTGGTTCCCAATAAGAAAGAGGTGCTGGGGAACCTTCACAGCTGCATTGGGAATGCCCTGATTGACCTGTGGGAAATGGACAGAGCACTAGACAACCATCAGAAGGACTTGGACCTGGCCAGATAA